A region of Osmerus eperlanus chromosome 9, fOsmEpe2.1, whole genome shotgun sequence DNA encodes the following proteins:
- the mapre3a gene encoding microtubule-associated protein RP/EB family member 3a isoform X1 codes for MAVNVYATSVSIDNLSRHDMLAWVNDSLHLSYTKIEQMCSGAAYCQFMDMLFPGCVLLKKVKFQAKLEHEFIHNFKVLQAAFKRMSVDKIIPVEKLVKGKFQDNFEFVQWFKKFFDANYDGKEYDPLQARQGQDVAPAPNPGDHFIYKPKRAWRAPGPQRTSPTVPKNMPTPQRVMTATTIRKNPSLARNGGSDVEILELNQQLMELKLTVDGLEKERDFYFSKLRDIELICQENESESNPILSRIIDILYATEDGFAAPDDDGLDEQAHLDQEEY; via the exons ATGGCCGTAAATGTGTATGCTACATCCGTGTCCATTGACAACCTCAGCAGACATGACATGCTTGCGTGGGTCAATGACTCCTTGCACCTCTCCTACACCAAGATTGAACAGATGTGCTCTG GGGCAGCATATTGCCAGTTCATGGATATGCTTTTCCCAGGCTGTGTGCTTCTAAAGAAGGTCAAATTCCAGGCCAAACTGGAACACGAGTTCATCCACAACTTCAAGGTTCTGCAGGCAGCCTTCAAGCGGATGAGTGTTGACAAA ATAATCCCTGTGGAGAAGCTGGTAAAAGGAAAGTTCCAGGACAACTTTGAATTTGTTCAGTGGTTCAAGAAGTTCTTTGACGCCAACTATGATGGGAAGGAGTACGACCCTTTACAAGCCAGGCAGGGTCAAGACGTTGCACCTGCTCCCAATCCAGGTGATCACTTTATCTACAAACCCAAGAGAGCTTGGCGAGCCCCAG GACCACAGAGGACATCTCCAACGGTTCCCAAAAACATGCCCACTCCCCAGCGGGTGATGACCGCCACGACCATCAGGAAGAACCCGTCACTGGCCAGGAACGGGGGCAGCGATGTGGAGATCTTGGAGCTAAACCAACAG TTGATGGAGCTGAAGTTGACTGTGGATGGCCTGGAGAAAGAACGCGATTTCTACTTCAGCAAACTAAGAGATATCGAGCTGATCTGCCAGGAGAACGAGAGTGAAAGTAACCCCATCCTCAGCAGGATAATCGACATTCTCTACGCTACAGAG GACGGGTTTGCAGCCCCAGACGATGATGGCCTTGATGAACAGGCCCATCTGGACCAGGAGGAATACTAA
- the mapre3a gene encoding microtubule-associated protein RP/EB family member 3a isoform X2, with protein sequence MAVNVYATSVSIDNLSRHDMLAWVNDSLHLSYTKIEQMCSGAAYCQFMDMLFPGCVLLKKVKFQAKLEHEFIHNFKVLQAAFKRMSVDKIIPVEKLVKGKFQDNFEFVQWFKKFFDANYDGKEYDPLQARQGQDVAPAPNPGPQRTSPTVPKNMPTPQRVMTATTIRKNPSLARNGGSDVEILELNQQLMELKLTVDGLEKERDFYFSKLRDIELICQENESESNPILSRIIDILYATEDGFAAPDDDGLDEQAHLDQEEY encoded by the exons ATGGCCGTAAATGTGTATGCTACATCCGTGTCCATTGACAACCTCAGCAGACATGACATGCTTGCGTGGGTCAATGACTCCTTGCACCTCTCCTACACCAAGATTGAACAGATGTGCTCTG GGGCAGCATATTGCCAGTTCATGGATATGCTTTTCCCAGGCTGTGTGCTTCTAAAGAAGGTCAAATTCCAGGCCAAACTGGAACACGAGTTCATCCACAACTTCAAGGTTCTGCAGGCAGCCTTCAAGCGGATGAGTGTTGACAAA ATAATCCCTGTGGAGAAGCTGGTAAAAGGAAAGTTCCAGGACAACTTTGAATTTGTTCAGTGGTTCAAGAAGTTCTTTGACGCCAACTATGATGGGAAGGAGTACGACCCTTTACAAGCCAGGCAGGGTCAAGACGTTGCACCTGCTCCCAATCCAG GACCACAGAGGACATCTCCAACGGTTCCCAAAAACATGCCCACTCCCCAGCGGGTGATGACCGCCACGACCATCAGGAAGAACCCGTCACTGGCCAGGAACGGGGGCAGCGATGTGGAGATCTTGGAGCTAAACCAACAG TTGATGGAGCTGAAGTTGACTGTGGATGGCCTGGAGAAAGAACGCGATTTCTACTTCAGCAAACTAAGAGATATCGAGCTGATCTGCCAGGAGAACGAGAGTGAAAGTAACCCCATCCTCAGCAGGATAATCGACATTCTCTACGCTACAGAG GACGGGTTTGCAGCCCCAGACGATGATGGCCTTGATGAACAGGCCCATCTGGACCAGGAGGAATACTAA